The genomic interval CCATATTGACGACCCACGCAGCCGCGGAAACCGCATCTGCGCTAAAATAACTTGATGAAGACCAATAGGACGAAGCGTAGTTACTGAATCCATTGCTGTGTAACTCAACTGCGTTATCCGCTACGCCATAATTGATCAGGCTGCGCAGTTCGTTTCTATTAGGCAAGCGCCAATCGTTATAGCCAAGATAGGATTCTTCATTCAATTTGGCAACATACGCCAACGCCGCCTGCCAGGTCACAATACCGTCATCGGCAACACCTTCCCTATCATACCCCGGATCGCGAGAGGACATGATGTTCCCATCTGCCGGCCACACAATACCGGTGAGTGAGTCCACGACAGTACCATCGCCGTTGTTCATAAAGCGTGGCGTAAGAAACCCTGATCCCGAGCGATGTTCACCGTCTTGACCTGTACCGGCACATGCAATTGGATCACCATTACCATCAAAACATTCATTTTGCCCCGTTATCGGCAGATTAACTTGCTTGCCCCCATCATCATTTTCAATAATACCAAAAGCGACTGATCGACCTAATACGGCGCCACTCACGTTGGAAATGACAAACGGAACTATTTCATTTTGTTCCACATCAGTATCACCGCTGACACTTACGGCTACCGTAGTTTGGGTATTGCCTGCGTTAATGGTTGCCCTACCGGACACACCGGTATAATCGATCCCGTTGTCAGCCGAACCTATGCCGGTGGCAAAATCGAAACTAACGTCTCCGGCCAGAGGTTGATCCAGCGAAATAGTAAACACTAAATCTACCGGACCGGAATCACCCTCCAAGGCCCGGGTATTAGCCACGCTGACATCAGCGTCATCATTCAAGATTGTGGCAGTGATACTATTTGCGCTAAAACTTACCCCGGTTGCACCACTGAGCTGCAGCGTGAAGGTTTCGTCCTGCTCCACTACAATGTCGCCGTTAATATCTACACTAACAGCAGTCCAAAGCAGTTCTCCGGGATTAAAGCTAACGCTGCCGCTGACTGCTGTATAATCTTCGCCTGCCATTGCAGACCCGTTGACAGTAGTATAATCAAAGGAAACGGATTGCTGAGCTATGGCATACTCGGAATTGAGGTAGAAAACGACTTTCTTAGTACCGCCATCCCCCTCTTTCACTTGCACATCGGAAACACTGATTAAATGTGCATCATCATTAACAATCGTACCTGTTGCCGTACCGGCCAGCAATGTTGCGTTGGTTGATGGATTACTCAATGTAATTGTAAAAGTCTCATCCGCTTCAACAAAGCCATCACCCACAATACTCACTACTATCTGGCCTGTCGTCTGGCCCGCAGGGATAGTCAATGTACCGGAAGTGGATAGGAAATCCAAAGTCGCAAAAGCTGTGCCATTGTTCGTCCCGTAGTCTACACTGACATCCGCAGCTGACGGACTGCTGAGCGAAACCGTAAATATCATTTCACTTGAGCTACCGGTGCCCTCACTGACCGATACACTAGCAATGCTTAACCCGACTGATACCACACCATCATCATTCAGTATAGTTCCCGTCGCCTCCGCATCACTGATTGTTGCGCCGGAAGGGTTACTCAATACCACGATAAAGGTCTCATCCCCTTCTACTTCCGCATCGCCATTGACACTGACGGTAATCGTTGTGGACGTCTCACCGGCAGCAATGGTTGCGATATCAGAAACAGTAACAAAATCACTGGCGCTCAAGGCCACTCCATCCACAGTGACATATTCCAGGCTTACTGGAAGGGAGGAAACTGAACCGAGACTTACCGTAAAAATCAGATTGGTAGTACCACTGTTGCCCTCTGCCACACTGGCGTCGCTTATGGACACACTGGGCAAGGGATCATCATTTAGAATTGTACCGGTTACCACAGTGTTGGCTAAAGTGGCACCTGAAACATTGCTGAAATTCAAGGTAAGGGTTTCATCGCCCTCATACATTGAATCCCCTACTACCGCAACATTAATCTCACCACCGGTCATGCCTGCATCGATCGTTAAGGTACCCGCAACTCCAGCATAATCCTCTCCGGCGGTCGCCGTTCCGTCTGACGTGGCGTAATCTACGGTAACAGCAGAATCCGACATCTTACTCAGACTGACGGAAAAAGTAAGCTGCGTACCTGTTTCTCCTTCACTGACCGAAACATCTGTTATCGACAATACAGGGATACTATCGCTGGATTGCCCTGCGGAATCACCACCCCCACCGCAAGCAGACAACGCGAAAAAAGATAATAACACTAGAAACTTATAGATTTTTTTCATACCCACCGATTCCCATTATTGTTATCCCGCGATTATAAACGGGTACATTGACGAAAACCAGCGTCAAAAAATGAACCAGCGAACCAGATTAAATTGAAGTTGTTGTTACACAGCCCCCATCGACGCTGAATATTATTACATCCGCAGCTGAATCCATTGGATATCACACTACTCTTCCCTATGTGCGGATTTCAATACTCGAGCATAAAATTAGCGATAGAGATTCAAAAGCTGGGATTTACCAGCGAAAGGTAAACGAATAGACTAGACAAAAACCAATTCGAAAAGGATTCCTCATGACAGAACTGTCGTTGAATGACGTGGAACTGGAAGAATGGAATATTCGTTCCTGCAAGTCGATCAATCCTAAATTTGACACCCTGTCATTGAATAATGAGGGAAAAAAGGAAATTGACACCCACCAGTTAAAGCATCACCTCGCCGGTATAAAAGGTATCAATAATATTAAGTCGCTGGTTCTAGAATACAGTTCTTTGCTTAAAGACCTTTCCTTTTTGGAGGCACTACCCAAGCTGGAAACACTGGATCTTTATGGTTGGAAGTTGCTCAACTTGGACGGCCTGGAATTTTTCCAAAACGGTCGATATATCGCCATCGACACGGGTAAAAACACACGCCGAAAAATAGATAAGATCGCCGCCACCAACATTGGAAAACTCAACTTGCGCTATGCCCACCCGGGTGACTCGGAAGCCATCCGCCATTGTCACACTCTCAACAGCCTATCCCTGTCAAGCTGTCCGGCGTTATCACTCAAATTATGGAAAAACGTACCGCTCGAATACATGAGTTTATCCGGTGGAAATATAGACATTCTGAGCAGTACGGCTCACATACCCACACTATCATTCCTACAGATCCATGGCTGTACAAAACTGCAACACCTGAAAGGGAACAACAGCAACATCACCAGACTGATTATCCAATCCTGCAGTCGACTGGACTTAAGAGACATTAAGAGCTTTAGTAATGTGGAAGCAGTGGATATTGTCAGCGTCAAAAAACCTATTCCCCTATCAATTTTTTCCAAACTAAGAAAATTAACACATCTGGACCTGCATAATTGCAAAGTCGATCTTGATGTCATGAGCCTCAAAAAGAAAAACCTGAAAGAAATAGCTATTTACACTTTAAAAAAACCGGAAGGAATCAAACTCAGTCAAGCCAACCCCGACGTGGTTGTTACCAACGCCTGTTGGTCGTATAAAAATGGCCTTGCTTATGTGGAACAAGGCTGAAACAACACTTAGTTACATAATGAGCTACAAATCCATGTAATAGGCAATCATACGTTTTCGTGTTTTGGCATCCGGCAAGCCGCCAAATCCGGCTTGCATATTGTCCTGCATGTGATGCACTTTTGTGGTGGCTGGAATAGTACAGCTCACGGCCGGGTGGGAGATGATAAATTTCAGAAAAAATTGTCCCCAGGATTGACAATCAAACTCTTCGACCCATGGCGGAACACGCTCGCCACGAACTCTGGAAAACAGACTGCCGCGTTGGTAAGGACGATTTACGATAACTGCTACACCGCGATCGGCGGCAAGGGGCAACAACCGTTGTTCAACTTCTCTGTCTACTATGTTGTAACTCAACTGCACGAAGTCAAACGATTCTTTTTGTAAAATAGTTTCCAACTGCGGATGATACCGACCGTGAGAAGTGGTAATTCCAATATAACGGATCTTACCCTCTTCCTTCATACGCTTTATGGTTTTAAGATGCACGTTCCAATCGCGCAGGTTATGAATTTGCATCAAATCAAATCGTTTCACACCCCAGAGAAAGCGAGACTGTTCCATTTGCTCTTTGCCTTGTTGTTCCCCGTCGATCCAAACTTTGGTGGCGGAAAAAAACTCCTGCTCCTTCGGTATGAGTTTAAGCAAGGTACCGACCACTTTTTCCGAGGAACCGTACATAGGTGAGGAGTCAATCAGCGTACCTCCACCTTCAAAAAAGGCCTGCATGACTTTGAGTAAATTATCGTAACCACTGCGGTCATACCCCATATCATGACCCAAATCAAAGGTACGGGACGTACCCAATCCAATAACGGGTAGTTTCTCACCGCTGGAAGGAATAATCTTGCGGATAACTGCTGGAGCGGCTTTAGAGTGATTATTGGATTTTCGTCTGGAGGCGGCCCGGGATTGCCCACCTGCCAAAGGCAACATCGACGCTGTTGTCGCAGCCAGTAACCGTTTTAAAAATAAACGTCGTTGCAATTCAGAGTTTTTGATTTTTCTATTCATGGCAAGCCCCTTTACCCAAAGTCTGCTGTGCAATCTCACCTTGGCGCCGCCCCAGTCGATATGCCACTACAGCCCAAACCAAAGCCAGGGGTACTGCCAAAAATGCGATATTCGATAAAGATAAACCGGCACTTTTCAATCCGGTATAAACCCAGGAACTCACCGCATCACCGCCTCGATAGACGGCAGTATCGATAAAATTTTTTGCCTTGTATTTGGACTCTCGGTCGAGCACTACATAGAGCATTTCCCTGGCCGGTCGCATTATAGCATAGTTACCTGCCCGCCTGACGACCTGCACCACTATCAACAAACCCAACTGCGGCATCAAGCCCAATAGAAACAAACCTGCAGCCAACAGCAAAGGCACTAAAGCCAAGGTCCGGCTTAAACCGAATCGATTAACCAAACGACCGGTGAAAAAAACCTGAAATGCTAATGTGAGTCCATTGACCGCCAGATCTATAGCGGCGAACACGGCGGTTCGCTGATCCGAATCACTAAAAGCATCTTTGACTATTTGTGCTTGCTGAAAATACAAAAAAGTGGACAGTGTGGTATACAACAATATGAGCAAACAAATGCCCAGCAAATAGGGCGACGATAATACCAAACGAATGCCTGCCAGCAGTCCGCCATGCATAGGTTCTTCGCATTCAAAGCCCGGAGACTGACCTCGGGGCTGAGTTTGCGGCTGATCTTCATACCACCGTATCAGCTTTTTCATACAAAATACGGAAGCCAATAGCAGAACTGCGGATATCAATAATAAATGGGTTTTCCCTAAATGCATCACCAACACACTGGTAATCAAGGGACCACATACCGCACCCAGGGAACCGCCGGCGGCAATCAACCCAAACAGTCTTTTGCTTTGGGTGTCGCTGTATAAGTCCACCATCAGACTCCAGAACACAGACACCACAAACAAGTTAAACACACTAACCCAAACAAAAAAGGCTCGCGCCGTCCATACGGGCTCGATACCCAAAAACAACAAGAAGAAGAAAAGTAGAATGTTTAGACAGAAAAAATAGTAGGCAACGGGTAGAAGTCGTTTACGTGGAAAACGGGAGCATAGCCAACCAAATAGGGGCACCACTGCCAACATGACCACAAAGGTGGCACTGAACAACCACTGCAATTGGTCTACGCCACCTTGCACACCCATTTCGTCGCGAATTGGCCGAATAATGTAATAACTGCAAAGCAGGCAAAAAAAGTACAAAAATGACCAAGCCACAGCACGCCGCTCTTGAGGGTGGATACGCGTCAGTTTATCCCATAATTCCAACGCCGTGGTCATGTCATGCCCGTATATAGAAACGCCATTCCTGCGGCTGCTGTTTACGTCGAACCATAAACTGCAATACCGCAGTCTTTCTACCATGTACCCAAGCATCGCCGGCGTAAGTCACCGCACAGCGGCGAGAGCTGTTTTCGAAACGAACCCGGTTATACTCGCTACGGTTGTATGGATAACCTTTGGTTTTTAAGTGCTCACAAAACCGTTTGGCGTCTTCCTGGTGCCTTCGGTGAGTATGGGGCCAGTAGCATTCGGCGTACTGATCGAAGAGCGCATAAGCATCCGCCCCAAGCCCTTCTATGGTAAGCGGAATCCATTTAGCCACTTCTCGCAAACGTTTTCGAATCAGTATAGCGGCTTGAATGTTGAGCTGATCTGCCCGTAGCTGCAACAACATTTTTTGCTCGGATTCCGGCAAGGACCATAACGGCAACACAGACAGCGGGTTTTCTACAAATCTTTGACGTAAATCGCGGTCTGACAGTAACACCGCCAAGGCGCCAACTGCACTGTCAGGAGCATCAAGCGGCATCGTTCTGTGTCCATCCCAAGCATTGCTGCAGCTGTAGAATTTCTGTTTGTATTTGATCCGCTGCAGGTATGTTGTTGTCGCGCTCGATTATGATACTTTGCACCTGGCAGTACTCCACTACCGTTTGGGTAAATTCATACAATTCCCACTGAATATCTTGGGAGTGGGAATCGTAAAACACACCTTGCTCATTGGCATATCCCACAATATGCAATTGTTGAATCACATCCGGGTTGATCTGATGCAACCATTGCCGGACATCAAAATTGTGATTGCGGCTGTTAACATAAGCATTGGTGACATCCAGAAGTAAACCGCAGCCGGCCTTTTCGCACAAGCGATTGATAAACTCCGGTTCAGTCAGGGTTCCTGGAATATGCAAATGACTGGTGATATTTTCTAATATCACCGGCTTATCACATGCCTGGGCCAATTCTTGGGTATGATCCACCATCAACGCCAGTGTGGCTTCGGTGTAGGGAATGGGATTCAGATGCCCCAAGTCAACGTGTCCACTGCGAGTAAAAGCAATATGCTCACTTACCCATAAAGGGTCCGCTTGTCGGCAGACGTGTACGAATTGTTGCAGATAGGTTTGATCAAGTGGACCGGGCGTTCCCAACGATAGGCCCAAGCCGTGTAGCATCAGCGGATAGCGCCCTTTTAATAGTTGCAAGGTGTCGGGATCATCAAAAAAGTGTTCCGCGGTGATTTCCAGGCATTGTATCTCCGCCGGCCGACTCAATATCCATTGCGCTAAGGGACGTCGATATCCCACGCCAATGCATTGGGAAATCTTAACCGCGTTTGACTCGTTCACTGTTGTCAATCCGTTACCGCCTCAATAGCTACTATTACCTTTTCACCCACAGCCACCGCATCCGCCTCCACCACCGCAACCGCTGCAGCTACTGCAGCTACTGCAATTACCGCCAAACCAACTGCCGTCTCCGGATTTGGAGGCACGAAAAAACATGAAGATGCCGCCGACACCCATCATAAAAAACATAAAATCAAACCTGGACATACCCACCGCACTGGCATCCACATATCGGAGCACACCTATAGCCTCGAAAGCGATAAAACCTAACCACGTAATGTGGGGATTGCCATCCAACTTTCTACGTACCATAAGTACGGTAACAAACAAAATTATGAACACAAAAAAGTACGACAACAAAAACTCCGGACCACGCATATGCCGGACAGCATCACGCACAAACAACACGAACAGGAAACAAACAAACAACCCCACCAACCAAACCACAGAGGGATTGCCACGATTGTCCTCTTCTATGGTAAAGTGAGTATTGACCAAAGCCGGTTTCGCGGCCGCATCTGTCTTGTGGTCAGTACCCGGCCCTCCTTCCTTGAGGGCCTTGCCAAATTTAAAATTTCGATCACAATTACCACAGTTGATGGTTTTATCCGCCGGGGTAGTGCTCGGAAAAACTTGTGAAGTCAGGCAAACCGGACAACGAACTATTGCGGTGTCGGCCATTGCGCCTCCACCCATGTAATCACGTGATGCAACAAATTGAATAAGTTGCCGTGAATCGCCGGAATTTGATCCTTTGACAAGCGCTCTCCATTGGATTTTAGTTCCAATAACCGCTGCAGGATGGAAGCGTCTACGGCAAAGTGCTTTTCAATAATAGCAATACGTTGGGAAAAGTCAGTTGCAAACTCCACTTTTTCCAAGCGTAAGACTTCGCTGATATCGATAAAAACCGCCGCGTAAGTTTTGCGCAAATAATAAGCATATTGCTGTGGCTTATGACGCAAAAAAATGTAGTTGTGGACACAGCGCAGGCGCAAATTGCGCAAAGATTGTTCACAAATAAAGCGCAAACGCTCATCCGATATGCTCAATTCTTGAAAAGGATCTGTTCCATATAACAACCGATAATTCCGGGCAATACTGCGAAACTTAATCGCAAAAGCTTGAAAACTGCGTTCCATTCCGCGTCGACCAATGATAAACAAGTCCACTTTGACCTTGCCATCCAGACAATCCGCAATGGCGCTGTGAGCTTCCGGCGTGGATTCGTTAAGAATTATGAGAAAATTGATATCAGAATGGCCTCGTACCACATTGCCACGTACGGCGCTGCCGTACACAATGCAGGAATAGAGATTTCCCCCCAACAAACGCGGTAATTTGTCCGCCAGACGATCCAAAGCCTGTTTATAATCCACCGGTAGAGTGGGCATTGACTCTCCCTTGAGCTTTTCGCTGTTTGATATTGTAGGTTTGAAATTGCAATAAATAGATAAAGTTATATACCGAAGCCTTTTGAATGTCCAATTCACACCGAAAATGGGCTACAATTCGCCTTTCTTTGTTCTATATCGAGGAACGTATGAGAGTCACCATGTTTGCAGCCATGGGCCTACTATTCTCCGCAATCTCCACTCAGGTTTTGGCGGATGAGTTTGAAACCCTGTTCAAGAAAAAATATAAAGAAGAAAACTTACCCGAACTGCGTCTGTCTATGACTGACCGTTTGAAAGCCAAAGGCTTAAACCAGAAACAAATCGAAAAAGAGATGGCCACCGCTGCTGAAAAAGGCGCGAATTGCCGCTTTAAGGTGTTTCAAGCTTATGGCAAGAAATACCGCCAAGTCGCCCACAAAGCGATGTTGGATGGAGCATCTACAGAAGACGCCACCTTTGAAGTCACTGACGCTTTGTCTCAAGCCGTCGCGGATGGAAAACTACCTCAGCGGGAATACAGTCGCCGTATGATCAAAGCCATGGAACTCTACAACGCCTGCGTATTAAAAAACAAATTGATCCACCGTTAACACCGGAACCGCCTATTCTTGCTTGAGAGTCTGCCAGGTTTCATCGGCGGACTCCATCAAGGGCTTCACCTTGCCTTGCCACTGTTCTCGACCGTATTGAGAAAAGTACAAGTACAATTTCCCATCGATGATGCTCCAGTTATTGGGATCGGCGCCAATTTTATGGCCATCGGCCAAACCATTGGAACAATAGCCACCATACTGAGGTGCATATTGTTCCGGGTTACTTTTAAACATTCTCAGTGCATCCGCATCGACAAAAAGCCAGATGGCACCACCCCATTGAAACTGAAATTTCTCAGAACCTTTAAGCGGTTTTTGCTGGGTGAAATAGGCCGTCACATCATACCCGTCAATGGCTATACCGCCTCTGGATTTATGTATGTCCCGAACTCCATCAGCAGCAATCGCTGCTACGCCATGAAATATGCAGATACTCAATAAACAACGTAGAATCGATTTCATAATAGCTCCAGACTTGGATTTCAGAAAATCACAAAAAACCGTTCAAAATTTTACCCTTTGCCCTTGTTTCAGTTCTTGCATGGAGTAATGCGTACCGCGCCAGTCCACACCACCGTTGCGGATACATTGAAAAGCAGACCACAGCAACATAGCACTCAACAATACCAAACCCAAAGGTAAAGCCAACAAGTACGCAGACTCCCAGCGGCTGAGCCGAACAAAACTCAAAGCAAACCAAACGTGCACACAGAGCGCCAGGCCTGCCAGCCCCTGCAACACCGGTTCCGGGGAAAACAGAGCCAACCATGGCGCCGCAATAAGCAACCAGGTTAAAAACACCTGCACTAACACTCGCGAAACCTGATAGCGAGCCCCCGCGCCAAAGATGTTTTTCTCCAACCCCTTAAACATAGCCCGCAAACTGGGGTACCAATCCAGCGACAATTCCTCTTCCGCCATTGCAAAATGGGTCTGACCCCCGGCATTTTGCAACATTAACCCCAACCCCACGTCATCTACCACTTCCAAACGCAGCCATTCAAATCCCGGGGTCCGATCAAAGGTCGCTTTTTTCACCAGATTAAATGCCCCAATTCCGACCGGCGGTCGAAACTTATGCCGGTGATTTATCACGCCACCGCGACTACCCACAAAAAACATGACCCCAAACGTGGTCACCGCCAATTGCAACCAAAAGTTGTTCATCTGCATTCGGGGCACCATGGCCAAGTGATCAATGCCTCTATCCACAGAATAGGCGATGGCCTTGCGCAAAACATCTCCATGAAAATGGATGTCGGCATCGGTAAATAAAATCCAGTCGCCCTCGGCATGTTGCATGCCACAATGCATCGCATGAACTTTGCCCAACCAACCGGGTGGTAGTTCCTCAATATGAATCGCTCTGACCCGATCGTCCGTCGCTGCCAAGCCATCTATAATCGCTCCCGTATTGTCGCTGGAACGATCATTCACTAAAACAAGTTGGAGCTGCGGATAATCCTGCGCCAACAAACTACGGACCGCCTGCTCAATATGCGCCCCTTCATTACAGGCCGGAACAATAATACTCAGGCGCGGCCAGGATTGTGGCTCAGAAACCTGTTGGCGATGAAAAGTGGTGAGATGTTTTCCTACCCACATGAGATACAGAAACAGGAGTATCCAAAGTACGCATAGGCAAGCTATTACAAGCATGAAAAAAACCTTCTCACTTTGTCTTGAATGTCTCGTATAGAGAAACTGCGCTTGTCAAACACGCTTTGTTCCGCAACTTTGCCGCGCCACTTGTGAATGGCACAGTATAAGCATTATTATATCGGCACGTTGCAAAGATTCGAGAATATTATGGTTCGCAAGATTGTTGTTTATGCTTTATTTACTTTTGTGTCACTCAGCAGTTCCGCCATTGAGACGACCCAAACAATAGCGTTACAAAACCTGGGGTTGGGAACCTATTATGTCAATGTAGGATTACCGGGTGTACCAAAAACGCCATTTATGCTGGACACAGGATCCGGCTATGCCACGATCAATGAGTCCACCCTAGCCATCCTAAAACAAAACAAACAAGCGCAGTTTGTGAAAGAAATACATGGCATCTTGGCCAATGGCAAAAAAACCGTGGTTCCCATTTGGTCGGTTTCGCGGTTGATATTGAATGATATTTGCGTGCTGAAAAATATAGAAGTAGCTGTTTTTCCAGGAAAAACTCGACAGATTTTGGGTTTGAGCGCATTAAAGGCCGTGGCGCCTTTGCAGATTTCCTTTGACCCGCCGGTCCTGACCCTACACCAATGTATTCAAACTTAATTCGAAAACAAAACCGGGCTGAACCCCGGTTTTGTTTTGTGGACAACATCAACGACTAATTTCGGCACCTATATTGACCTGGTCGTCATCTTCGTCAGTTACATAGGCTGGAGCGATTTCAAAGGCACTGAATTCTGATATTTCCAATAGACCGTCGGCATTCTTATCGACCTCAGCCCACCGTCGCAGTAATTCCAATTGACCTTCCGCTTCCGTGACACTCACTAAACCATCGCGATCGGTATCCATTGCATCAAATTCCGTTTGAATATCTCCTGCCATGGCAACTGATGGAAACACCAAAGC from Gammaproteobacteria bacterium carries:
- a CDS encoding glycosyltransferase, which codes for MLVIACLCVLWILLFLYLMWVGKHLTTFHRQQVSEPQSWPRLSIIVPACNEGAHIEQAVRSLLAQDYPQLQLVLVNDRSSDNTGAIIDGLAATDDRVRAIHIEELPPGWLGKVHAMHCGMQHAEGDWILFTDADIHFHGDVLRKAIAYSVDRGIDHLAMVPRMQMNNFWLQLAVTTFGVMFFVGSRGGVINHRHKFRPPVGIGAFNLVKKATFDRTPGFEWLRLEVVDDVGLGLMLQNAGGQTHFAMAEEELSLDWYPSLRAMFKGLEKNIFGAGARYQVSRVLVQVFLTWLLIAAPWLALFSPEPVLQGLAGLALCVHVWFALSFVRLSRWESAYLLALPLGLVLLSAMLLWSAFQCIRNGGVDWRGTHYSMQELKQGQRVKF
- a CDS encoding MFS transporter; translated protein: MTTALELWDKLTRIHPQERRAVAWSFLYFFCLLCSYYIIRPIRDEMGVQGGVDQLQWLFSATFVVMLAVVPLFGWLCSRFPRKRLLPVAYYFFCLNILLFFFLLFLGIEPVWTARAFFVWVSVFNLFVVSVFWSLMVDLYSDTQSKRLFGLIAAGGSLGAVCGPLITSVLVMHLGKTHLLLISAVLLLASVFCMKKLIRWYEDQPQTQPRGQSPGFECEEPMHGGLLAGIRLVLSSPYLLGICLLILLYTTLSTFLYFQQAQIVKDAFSDSDQRTAVFAAIDLAVNGLTLAFQVFFTGRLVNRFGLSRTLALVPLLLAAGLFLLGLMPQLGLLIVVQVVRRAGNYAIMRPAREMLYVVLDRESKYKAKNFIDTAVYRGGDAVSSWVYTGLKSAGLSLSNIAFLAVPLALVWAVVAYRLGRRQGEIAQQTLGKGACHE
- a CDS encoding aldo/keto reductase; translated protein: MNRKIKNSELQRRLFLKRLLAATTASMLPLAGGQSRAASRRKSNNHSKAAPAVIRKIIPSSGEKLPVIGLGTSRTFDLGHDMGYDRSGYDNLLKVMQAFFEGGGTLIDSSPMYGSSEKVVGTLLKLIPKEQEFFSATKVWIDGEQQGKEQMEQSRFLWGVKRFDLMQIHNLRDWNVHLKTIKRMKEEGKIRYIGITTSHGRYHPQLETILQKESFDFVQLSYNIVDREVEQRLLPLAADRGVAVIVNRPYQRGSLFSRVRGERVPPWVEEFDCQSWGQFFLKFIISHPAVSCTIPATTKVHHMQDNMQAGFGGLPDAKTRKRMIAYYMDL
- a CDS encoding DUF1566 domain-containing protein, which codes for MKKIYKFLVLLSFFALSACGGGGDSAGQSSDSIPVLSITDVSVSEGETGTQLTFSVSLSKMSDSAVTVDYATSDGTATAGEDYAGVAGTLTIDAGMTGGEINVAVVGDSMYEGDETLTLNFSNVSGATLANTVVTGTILNDDPLPSVSISDASVAEGNSGTTNLIFTVSLGSVSSLPVSLEYVTVDGVALSASDFVTVSDIATIAAGETSTTITVSVNGDAEVEGDETFIVVLSNPSGATISDAEATGTILNDDGVVSVGLSIASVSVSEGTGSSSEMIFTVSLSSPSAADVSVDYGTNNGTAFATLDFLSTSGTLTIPAGQTTGQIVVSIVGDGFVEADETFTITLSNPSTNATLLAGTATGTIVNDDAHLISVSDVQVKEGDGGTKKVVFYLNSEYAIAQQSVSFDYTTVNGSAMAGEDYTAVSGSVSFNPGELLWTAVSVDINGDIVVEQDETFTLQLSGATGVSFSANSITATILNDDADVSVANTRALEGDSGPVDLVFTISLDQPLAGDVSFDFATGIGSADNGIDYTGVSGRATINAGNTQTTVAVSVSGDTDVEQNEIVPFVISNVSGAVLGRSVAFGIIENDDGGKQVNLPITGQNECFDGNGDPIACAGTGQDGEHRSGSGFLTPRFMNNGDGTVVDSLTGIVWPADGNIMSSRDPGYDREGVADDGIVTWQAALAYVAKLNEESYLGYNDWRLPNRNELRSLINYGVADNAVELHSNGFSNYASSYWSSSSYFSADAVSAAAWVVNMVSGYIFPMDKSELVVAFMGVVPVRGGNMGYAKVPLTAQTQCYSFDGTMISCDGTGQDGEYQQGIHWPEPRFSTGAGTTVTDSLTGLIWAPDANVMATRDPTFDTEGNSGDGKVSWQTALDYVAKLNAEAYLGYRDWSLPNVNELQSLINIENQMTAYPQLSGWLYSNGFSNIGDQYWSSTTYRIFPGTAWSVHVGSSALVLPYAGAMPAAGKSVQYYVWPVRRAIISLSINSNADDMGPEISSDDLSLYFHSNRAGGQGGIDIWVSSRATTGTGWSGAVNLGAAINSAADDRAPTVSQDNLTLIFASNRNGNNDLYVSTRASVSDPWGSPVGIGASINTANDESGPSLSTDGLALYFHSDRPGGLGAADIYVSTRAGTSDPWGAPTPVSVVNSAEFDVAPDVSADGLALYFHSPRLQGVGGHDIWVSKRATTADAWGTPEVLVSPINTFAIETGASISNDNRTLYFSSDRIGSTGRDIWQFTW
- a CDS encoding nucleotidyltransferase domain-containing protein, producing MPTLPVDYKQALDRLADKLPRLLGGNLYSCIVYGSAVRGNVVRGHSDINFLIILNESTPEAHSAIADCLDGKVKVDLFIIGRRGMERSFQAFAIKFRSIARNYRLLYGTDPFQELSISDERLRFICEQSLRNLRLRCVHNYIFLRHKPQQYAYYLRKTYAAVFIDISEVLRLEKVEFATDFSQRIAIIEKHFAVDASILQRLLELKSNGERLSKDQIPAIHGNLFNLLHHVITWVEAQWPTPQ
- a CDS encoding aspartyl protease family protein, whose product is MVRKIVVYALFTFVSLSSSAIETTQTIALQNLGLGTYYVNVGLPGVPKTPFMLDTGSGYATINESTLAILKQNKQAQFVKEIHGILANGKKTVVPIWSVSRLILNDICVLKNIEVAVFPGKTRQILGLSALKAVAPLQISFDPPVLTLHQCIQT
- a CDS encoding DUF692 domain-containing protein, with protein sequence MNESNAVKISQCIGVGYRRPLAQWILSRPAEIQCLEITAEHFFDDPDTLQLLKGRYPLMLHGLGLSLGTPGPLDQTYLQQFVHVCRQADPLWVSEHIAFTRSGHVDLGHLNPIPYTEATLALMVDHTQELAQACDKPVILENITSHLHIPGTLTEPEFINRLCEKAGCGLLLDVTNAYVNSRNHNFDVRQWLHQINPDVIQQLHIVGYANEQGVFYDSHSQDIQWELYEFTQTVVEYCQVQSIIIERDNNIPAADQIQTEILQLQQCLGWTQNDAA
- a CDS encoding YHS domain protein; its protein translation is MKSILRCLLSICIFHGVAAIAADGVRDIHKSRGGIAIDGYDVTAYFTQQKPLKGSEKFQFQWGGAIWLFVDADALRMFKSNPEQYAPQYGGYCSNGLADGHKIGADPNNWSIIDGKLYLYFSQYGREQWQGKVKPLMESADETWQTLKQE
- a CDS encoding EF-hand domain-containing protein; amino-acid sequence: MKALSLLAGLALVFPSVAMAGDIQTEFDAMDTDRDGLVSVTEAEGQLELLRRWAEVDKNADGLLEISEFSAFEIAPAYVTDEDDDQVNIGAEISR